AGGCCGTAGTTGGCGAGCGAAACGGCGACGTTGGCTTCACCACCGCCGAAAGTAGCGGTAAATTCTTTGGCTTGTGAAAAACGGAGATAGCCGGGAGTTGCCAGACGCAACATGATTTCCCCGAAGGTAACGACTTTTTTGCTCATAGCAGTTTGTCTTTTTTTATGTCAGAAAAATCTGAAAAATATACAAATGTGAATTAGTGTACAAAGATATTTGTTTTTCTTGGAAATAATAAATTTCGCGTCAAAAAACTTGTAATTCTTATGATTTCTTTCCCGCAGGGCTACTCATTTTGCGGATTGTGGTCGATATATTTCTTTACGGTCTTGAAAAGATTGGAGGCGAAAACGAAATTATTTAAATTTTCGTTGGTCGAAGTGAAGATGTCGACTTTGTTCCCGACCCATTCCTTTTTTCCTTGGCTGAGGAAGATGATGTTCTCGCCGATGCCCAGCACCGAGCTCATGTCGTGGGTGTTGATGATGGTGGTGATGTTGTATTCGCGCGTGATGTCGCGAATCAGTTCGTCGATGAGAATCGACGTCTGGGGGTCGAGTCCCGAGTTGGGCTCGTCGCAGAAGAGGTATTTGGGATTGAGGGCGATGGCGCGGGCGATGGCGACCCGTTTTTGCATACCGCCGCTTATCTCCGACGGATATAGCTTGTCGGCACCCGACAGGTTGACGCGCTCGATGCAGAACCGTGCCCGTTTTTCCCGTTCGGCGGCCGATTGGCGGGTGAACATTTTGAGCGGGAACATGACATTTTCGAGCACCGTGAGGGAGTCGAACAGGGCCGATCCTTGGAACAGCATGCCTATCTCGCTGCGCAATGTCTTTATTTCAGACGCATTCATGCGCAGGAAATCTTTTCCGTCATAGAGCACTTCGCCCGAGTCGGGGTGCAGCAGACCTACAATCGATTTCATCAGGACGGTCTTGCCCGAGCCGCTTTTCCCGATGATGAGATTGGTCTTCCCTTCGTAGAATTGGGCAGAAACGTCATCTAAAATAGTGCGGCCGTCGAATTTCTTGACGATATGTTTTACCTCAATCATTGTAACAGCAGTTTAGTAAGTATCACATCGAGCAGAAGTATCATGACGCTGCTCACTACCACCGAGTCGGTACTGGCCTTTCCTACTTCGAGCGCCCCGCCCTTTACCCGGTAGCCGAAGTAGGAGGCCACGCTGCTGATGATAAAGGCGAAGAAGAGCGACTTGATGATGGTGTACCAGATATAATATTCGACGAAGTAGGATTGCAGTCCGTAGATGTAGCGCGAGGCCGGAATGATGTCGGTAAACAGCGCGACGACATAGCCGCCGAAAAGGCCGGCAAACATGCTGAACACCACCAGTACGGGAATAAACACCACCATGGCTGCGATTTTGGGGAGAATCAAATAGTTGGCCGAGTTGACCCCCATGATGTCGAGGGCGTCGATTTGTTCGGTAACCCGCATGGTGCCGATTTCAGAGGCGATGTTCGAGCCTATCTTTCCGGCCAGCAGCAGGCACATGATCGACGACGAAAATTCGAGCAACAGGGTGTCTCGGGTCACGAGTCCCACGGTGTAGGCCGGCAGCAGGGGGGAGGAGACGTTGAGTTGCGTCTGTATGGTGATGACCGCGCCGATGAAGAGCGAGATGGTGACAACAATGGCAATCGATCCGATGATGAGCATGTATGCCTCGTCCTTGAAACGCCTGAAAAACTCGCTCCACCGGTCGGGCTTGGAGAAAATTTTTCCCAACAGTAAAATATAGTCGCCGAATCGGTGCAGCGATTGGAAAAGCATCTTCATAAAAATGTGCGTTTTTAGAGGTTCCCTCAGAATGTTGTCGGAAACCGTTGCAAACTTACCAAAAGTTGCCCGAATATACGAATAAAATCGAAAGAATTACTTCTCCGCTCTTCAATAATGGGCTCGTTACTATATCGTTGTGGGGGAAATTAAAGACGCGGATCCGGTTTTTGTCAGCGCTCCGATCTTCTGACCGGGCGGCCATGGGGGGTGAATGCTTTTGACCTCCTGAATTGCGTATGGAACCGATTGTTTTAGATGGGATTCCCGCATGCCGACCCTTGCCCTGCAACGGGAACGATTTTTATGATATTCGCGAATCACGGGGTTATTACAGCGTCGATGGTGATGGCCGTATGGCGTGGAATGAGTGGGGCTCTTGTTTCCCTGCGGGAATTTTTCATGCCCGGTTTTTTGATGGGCCTGGCATCTGTAAAAATGGTAGTTTTTACCGGATTTTGGATAGTCGTTTGTCGGAGAAACAAATCTACTTTTGCACCATACCGGGTGACGAAAAATCTCCCGGTCCTCATTCTCAACCGATGGATATGAAAAAAATCTTATTTCTTGCTTGGGCTCTGCTTGCAATGGTGGAAGCAGGAGCCGCGAATCGACAACTTTCTGAAAAATCTACGACTATGAGCAAATTGGCGAATGACACGCGCGTGTTTGCAATCGACCCGGCTATCGATGTGCAGGGCGTGCGTTTTAAAAATCGTTTTGGCATCGAGCTGGCCGGGCATCTCTATCTGCCAAAGAATTTTGATTCTTCTAAAAAATATGCCGCTATTGCGGTGAGTGGTCCCTTCGGGGCGGTCAAGGAACAGGCTTCGGGCTTGTATGCCCAGGAGATGGCGCGCCGGGGCTTCGTGACGATGGCGTTCGATCCCTCGTTTACGGGCGAGAGCGGTGGCGAGCCGCGCTATGTGGCCTCGCCCGACATCAATACCGAGGATTTCTCGGCGGCGGTCGATTTTCTCTTGCTGCTCGATTTTGTCGATGCCGGGCGCATCGGTATCATCGGCATTTGCGGTTGGGGCGGGTTGGCGTTGAACGCCGCGGCCATCGATACCCGCATCAAGGCGACGGTTACCTCGACGATGTATGACATGAGCCGGGTAAATGCCAAGGGCTATTTCGATGCCATGGATGCCGATGCCCGTTATGAACTGAAACGGCAACTCAATGCACAACGCCTTGACGATGCCCGTAACGGTGCGTATGCTTTGGCCGGCGGCGTGGCCGATGCCTTGCCCGATGACGCCCCATGGTTTGTCAAGGATTATCACGCCTATTACAAGACGCCGCGGGGGTATCACCCTCGCTCGCTCAACTCCAACGGCGGCTGGAACAAGACCTCGGCGCTCTCGTTTATCAACACACCTCAGCTGGCATACAGCGACGAGATACGCGGTGCCGTGCTCATGATTCACGGCGAGAAGGCGCATTCGCGCTATTTCAGCGAAGACGCGTTCAAGCAATTGAAGGGCGACAACAAGCAGCTCCTGATTGTCCCGGGTGCCACCCATGTCGACCTTTATGACAATTTCGAGAAAATACCCTTCGACAAGATAGAGACTTTTCTTGATACGTTCCTTAGATAATG
The Candidatus Caccoplasma merdavium genome window above contains:
- a CDS encoding ABC transporter permease; translated protein: MLFQSLHRFGDYILLLGKIFSKPDRWSEFFRRFKDEAYMLIIGSIAIVVTISLFIGAVITIQTQLNVSSPLLPAYTVGLVTRDTLLLEFSSSIMCLLLAGKIGSNIASEIGTMRVTEQIDALDIMGVNSANYLILPKIAAMVVFIPVLVVFSMFAGLFGGYVVALFTDIIPASRYIYGLQSYFVEYYIWYTIIKSLFFAFIISSVASYFGYRVKGGALEVGKASTDSVVVSSVMILLLDVILTKLLLQ
- a CDS encoding sugar kinase, translating into MSKKVVTFGEIMLRLATPGYLRFSQAKEFTATFGGGEANVAVSLANYGL
- a CDS encoding ABC transporter ATP-binding protein, yielding MIEVKHIVKKFDGRTILDDVSAQFYEGKTNLIIGKSGSGKTVLMKSIVGLLHPDSGEVLYDGKDFLRMNASEIKTLRSEIGMLFQGSALFDSLTVLENVMFPLKMFTRQSAAEREKRARFCIERVNLSGADKLYPSEISGGMQKRVAIARAIALNPKYLFCDEPNSGLDPQTSILIDELIRDITREYNITTIINTHDMSSVLGIGENIIFLSQGKKEWVGNKVDIFTSTNENLNNFVFASNLFKTVKKYIDHNPQNE
- a CDS encoding alpha/beta hydrolase; the protein is MKKILFLAWALLAMVEAGAANRQLSEKSTTMSKLANDTRVFAIDPAIDVQGVRFKNRFGIELAGHLYLPKNFDSSKKYAAIAVSGPFGAVKEQASGLYAQEMARRGFVTMAFDPSFTGESGGEPRYVASPDINTEDFSAAVDFLLLLDFVDAGRIGIIGICGWGGLALNAAAIDTRIKATVTSTMYDMSRVNAKGYFDAMDADARYELKRQLNAQRLDDARNGAYALAGGVADALPDDAPWFVKDYHAYYKTPRGYHPRSLNSNGGWNKTSALSFINTPQLAYSDEIRGAVLMIHGEKAHSRYFSEDAFKQLKGDNKQLLIVPGATHVDLYDNFEKIPFDKIETFLDTFLR